ATATGACGAGCCCACAGCGGGTCTAGACCCAGTTGCAGCCACGAGGATTGAAGATTTAATCGTGAAAACCACCACAGTGGCTCAGGGGTGTTCGGTGGTGGTCAGCCATGTGCACAGCACTATCGAACGCACGGCAGAGCGGATTGTGATGCTGTACGGCGGCCGGTTCCAATGGGAAGGAACAGTGGACGATTACCGAACAACAGATAATCCCTACGTTGTTCAGTTCAGGACGGGTAACCTGCGCGGACCTATGCAGCCTGCTGAACACTGAATTATGCGTAGGAGCGTACGTGAGGGGCTTGTCGGATTTTCTGTGATTGCCGCTGTTGTCTGCTTTGCAGGCACCATGCTCTGGCTCAGAGGCGAGCGCGTTTTGTCGAAGACCTGGAGCGTAACGGCCGATTTCCAGGATGCAGGGGGATTGGCGGTTCGTTCACCTGTCACCTACCGGGGAATCATGGTGGGAAATGTGACGGATATCAAAGTCACGCCCAAGGCTGTAAGGGTGTCGATCGAGATCAATCAGGATGATCTTCAGTTAACGCTGCCTGTGCAAGCCACTGTGTCTTCCGCATCGCTGTTGGGAGGAGACTCTCAGGTGGCCTTGAGCAGTGTTGGTCCGCCCTTGAAAAAGAACGCTCCAATGCCTAAATCTCAGAGCTGTAAGGGGCAGGGTGTGCTGTGTGATGGAGCAACCATTCAAGGAAGCGAATCCGCGAGCCTCGCATCGATAACGAACTCTTTTCAGGAACTTTTGCATCAGGCAAAGACAGAACAGTTGGTCCCCAAATTGGTTGGATCTACAGAACAGTTCGACGAAACGTTGCGGGATATTGAGCTGCTTGCCACGCAACTCAGAGAGGATTTAGCGAGGGCTGCTCCCACGATTTCGAACCTCAACGAAGCCACGGCTCAGGCGGCGAGTGCCAGCCGTCATATCAATAATTTGGTCAGTG
The Synechococcus sp. CC9311 DNA segment above includes these coding regions:
- a CDS encoding MlaD family protein: MRRSVREGLVGFSVIAAVVCFAGTMLWLRGERVLSKTWSVTADFQDAGGLAVRSPVTYRGIMVGNVTDIKVTPKAVRVSIEINQDDLQLTLPVQATVSSASLLGGDSQVALSSVGPPLKKNAPMPKSQSCKGQGVLCDGATIQGSESASLASITNSFQELLHQAKTEQLVPKLVGSTEQFDETLRDIELLATQLREDLARAAPTISNLNEATAQAASASRHINNLVSAFDNPTTITDLKQTVSNARSLTATFDAVGGDVDKLTADPQFMAAVRSVTIGLGQFFHELYPARTPDVAKP